The following coding sequences lie in one Streptomyces sp. ALI-76-A genomic window:
- a CDS encoding NAD(P)H-dependent oxidoreductase, producing the protein MPHLLHVDSSLGTESVSRRLSAYFAEEWRDKHPGGGYVYRDVAAQPVPHITEPVHQALTYPDTEDGQSAQERELTAAITQEVLDASVIVLGVPMHNFTIPSTLKAWLDRIVHPGHLASPSPLSGKKVVAVLSRGGSYAPGTPREAFDYQQTYLKAILGAIGLGDDLTFVTAELTMATVAPQMAQFKPLAEASIANAYETLEKLAQ; encoded by the coding sequence ATGCCGCACCTTCTGCATGTCGATTCGAGTCTCGGTACTGAATCCGTGTCGAGGCGGCTGTCGGCCTATTTCGCCGAAGAGTGGCGCGACAAACACCCGGGCGGGGGGTACGTCTACCGCGATGTCGCGGCCCAGCCGGTCCCGCACATCACCGAGCCCGTGCACCAGGCGCTCACCTACCCGGACACCGAGGACGGTCAGAGCGCGCAGGAGCGCGAACTCACCGCGGCGATCACCCAGGAGGTGCTCGACGCGTCCGTGATCGTCCTCGGCGTCCCCATGCACAACTTCACGATCCCGTCGACGCTCAAGGCGTGGCTGGACCGCATCGTCCACCCCGGCCACCTGGCGTCTCCCAGCCCGCTCAGCGGGAAGAAGGTCGTCGCCGTGCTGTCGCGGGGCGGCTCCTACGCTCCCGGCACGCCGCGCGAGGCCTTCGACTACCAGCAGACGTACCTGAAGGCGATCCTCGGGGCGATCGGCCTCGGCGACGACCTGACGTTCGTGACCGCCGAACTCACGATGGCCACCGTGGCCCCGCAGATGGCGCAGTTCAAGCCGCTGGCCGAAGCCTCCATCGCGAACGCGTACGAGACCCTCGAGAAGCTGGCCCAGTAG
- a CDS encoding cytochrome P450, which produces MSDAISFEEPWARTHQFDPPEIFDELREKRPLAKMVYPDGHVGWITANYELARKVLSDPRFSHSTEIGHFPVTHRGQVMPNHPKIPGMFIHMDPPDHTRYRRLLTAEFTARRANRLTARAEAVAAEQIDVMRQAGPSVDLVANFAKPLSLRVLSELVGLPYSEVDRYGHAPTLLHDSDGDPQEVAAAMQQAVTFFAEVIERRRTEPEDDLISRLVADGQLTTEELCNIVTLLLFAGYETTESALAVGVFALLHHTDQLAALRADPSKLDAAIEELLRYLTVNQYDTYRTALEDIELNGETVKKGDSVTVSLPAANRDPAKFGCPAELDIDRETSGHMAFGFGIHQCLGQNLARVQLRAGFSALLRAFPGLRLAIDFEEVPLRLKGSVFAVKSLPVSW; this is translated from the coding sequence ATGAGCGACGCAATCTCCTTCGAGGAACCGTGGGCGCGGACCCATCAGTTCGACCCTCCCGAGATATTCGACGAGCTGCGGGAAAAGCGGCCGCTCGCGAAAATGGTGTATCCCGACGGACACGTCGGCTGGATCACCGCCAACTACGAACTGGCGCGCAAGGTCCTCAGCGACCCGAGGTTCAGCCACAGCACGGAGATAGGCCACTTCCCGGTGACCCACCGCGGACAGGTGATGCCCAATCACCCGAAGATCCCCGGGATGTTCATCCACATGGACCCGCCGGACCACACCCGCTACCGGCGTCTGCTCACCGCCGAGTTCACCGCCCGCCGGGCGAACCGGCTCACCGCGCGGGCCGAGGCGGTGGCCGCCGAGCAGATCGACGTCATGCGTCAGGCCGGCCCGTCCGTGGACCTGGTGGCGAACTTCGCCAAGCCGCTGTCCCTGCGTGTCCTGTCCGAGCTCGTCGGCCTGCCCTACAGCGAGGTCGACCGCTACGGCCACGCACCGACGCTCCTGCACGACTCGGACGGGGACCCGCAGGAGGTCGCCGCCGCCATGCAGCAGGCGGTCACCTTCTTCGCCGAGGTCATCGAGCGCCGGCGCACGGAGCCCGAGGACGACCTGATCAGCCGCCTCGTCGCCGACGGACAGCTGACCACGGAAGAGCTGTGCAACATCGTCACACTGCTCCTCTTCGCGGGCTACGAGACCACCGAGAGCGCCCTCGCCGTCGGCGTGTTCGCGCTGCTGCACCACACCGACCAGCTGGCGGCGCTCCGCGCGGACCCGTCGAAACTCGACGCCGCGATCGAGGAACTCCTGCGCTATCTCACCGTCAACCAGTACGACACGTACCGCACCGCTCTCGAAGACATCGAGCTCAACGGCGAGACGGTCAAGAAGGGCGACAGCGTCACGGTCTCGCTGCCCGCGGCCAACCGCGACCCGGCGAAATTCGGGTGCCCCGCCGAGCTGGACATCGACCGCGAGACCTCGGGTCACATGGCGTTCGGCTTCGGCATCCACCAGTGCCTGGGCCAGAACCTGGCCCGCGTCCAGCTGCGCGCCGGCTTCTCCGCGCTCCTCCGCGCCTTTCCCGGCCTCCGCCTTGCCATCGATTTCGAAGAAGTGCCGCTGCGGCTCAAGGGATCCGTCTTCGCGGTGAAGAGCCTGCCCGTCTCCTGGTGA